From Micromonospora echinaurantiaca:
ACCTGAACAGGAACCTGTCACATGCCGCCGCTACGACGATCCGATCACGCTGTCCGCCGGCTGGTCACAGTCGCCACCAGGTCCGCGCCAGCGGCAACCCCACCTCCGCTCCCCCAACCGCCGCCATCTCACCTCCTGTAGGGCAGGGTCATCCACGGCAGCTAATCCTGAGGCCGAGGGGCCGTGGCCGCATCACCGGTTTGCTCACGCCACTGACCACCGCCGCTCGCAAGAAGTCGCCGAACCATCGCCCGAGCTTCCGCCTCGCTGTCAAATGCCCACCGCAGGACCTGGCCCGTCTCCGAGTCACCAGCACGCGTGACAATCTGCCACCGAACCTCCCGCGTTAACCACACATCACGACGCGCCAACCGCCCCCAGTTGGGTCGGGTCGAAGCGCGGTGCCGGCCTTTCGACCGGTCCGTTTCTTCGGCCCGCCCTCCGAACCGGACGTGCCACTCTCGCTGCATCCGGCTCTCCACAGACTCACGCCGGCTGGGTCAAGCGACGCGTCGAAGGCGTCCAGGGGTTGGGGATCACGCTGCGGCGTCGATACCGGGACACGATGACCGAGGCCGGGTTGAACAGGGTGAGCTGCCCGTCGGTGATCGTCCATCCGCCGGCCATACTGGCGGGCGACAAGTCCACCGTTGTCACTCTGACAGCCACGCACGTTGCTGAACTGCGCCAGGAGTTGAACATTGCACTTGGACTTCTCCCTCGAGCGGATCTGTAAGAGGAGCGGCACCTCGTGAGATTCGCGACGAGCATTGGGCCCGCTTCGGCGAAGTCGAGCCGGTCTGCCGCGTGTTGCGCCAGGCCGGGCTGCAGCGACGGCTTTAGCGGTGACGGCGCGGGGCTGGCGGGGTGCGGAGGGATGCCAGCCGTAGAAGGCCGCTTAGGACATGGTGGCGGGTTGCCTCAGCGCGGGGCGCGCTGGCTGAGGCGGCGTCTGCCTTGCTGGCTCGGCGAATCTGTCTCGGTTCGCAGCCTTCAAAGCACTTCGTCGGTACCGAGTCCTTACATGGCACGGCCAAGCCGGTCGAGGACGAACGGCGAGGGGAGGCGCTCCTGCTCCAGGCGCACGCAGTTCCCCTGCTCCGTGGATAGAGCGGCCAGGGCCGAGGTTTCGGTGTCGGTCAGATTGGAAAGCGGCGGATCGGCTTGCGTCTTGTCCTCGACTGCAAGAGCTTTGTGTTCTTCGAGCGTGTTGGGGTCCATGAGGACGGAGGCGAGGCGCGGCAACCGAGCACGTGCACGTGACAGTAGGAGGAATCCGGCGCGGTCAAGGTCTCCCCAGTAGAGATGACGCGCCACGTGCAGCCACGCGATGTCGTCTAGGACGTTGAGGTGGTTGCCTAGCGAGTGGATGACCACGGTCCGTGGCTGGTCCGGGACGAGGTACGCGGATTCCTTGTTTTCGACGATCATGACTGTCTCAGGACGGATGGGTAGTGCGTCGATCTCTGGTAGTGGCGCTCTGAGGTGTCGCAGGCCGCCCACCCGGGCACGGTCGGCGGGGTCGGCCAGGATCACGTCGATGTGCACGGGCAGGGCCTTTAGCCCGAGCGGATCCAGGTCGTGCTGTTCCAACTCCTCATCTGGCTGGTCGCTGCTGACGTGCGGATTTTCCGTGATGTTGAGGCAGGCCAGGATGAGCCGGCGATGGCGGGCAAGCCACTTGGTGTGCATTCCCAGGATGGGCACCTGCCGGATGGTTAGTCCCGACCGGGGGTTCTCAGTGAACCAGACGGCGGATTTGATCAGGATTTCGAAATCGGCGTCGTCCAGGTCGATGATCTGCTGCAGGTGCGGGCGTATCCGTTCGGTGACCAGGCCTCCGGGCAGGGTGGCGAGGCGCGCCCATCGGGCGGTGGCCCGCCGCCAGTGGTCGTTGAGGTTCTCATCGAGGGCCACGAGGTCGGTGATCGTGGATACGTCCAGGTGGGTGATGATCTCCTGTGGGCCTATGACGGTGCGGCGGGTGGCGGTGCGTAGCTGGGCGGCCGGGTGTGCTTCCGACCAGTTCCGCCAGGCCCGTAGCCACTGGCCGACGGTTTCCGAGTCGCGGGCGATATCCTGTGCGTTCGCTGCGGCGAGGGGGAACGAGAAGGCGGTCTCGTCTGCGTGTAGCAGCCAGTCGCGCCAATTCTTGCGGTATCGGACGCGTACCTGTTCCAGCACCTCGGCCGGGTGTCGCATGGTTTCTACCCTTCCTCGAGGCGTAGCGCCTCCTGCATTGTCATGGGGTAGATGCGCACGCGCGTGGGGTCGCGGACGTCGATGTTGATGTAGGCGACGGACTCTACGTAGTCCTCGAAGGCGGTTGCCTTCTCGCGGGGAGCGCCGACGATCAGCTGGAAGCCAAGGGCCTGCAGGGCGGATAGGGCTCTGCCGGTGTAGTCGCTGTCGGCCTTGACGAACCCTTCGTCGAGGATGACCGACGCGTAGGCGGGAGGGCCTTCGTGGCCTTCGCCGAGGCGGAACCGTAGGGCGGCGCCGAGGATGAACGCGATCAGCTCTTGTCCTTCGCCACCACTCATCCCGGAGACGCCGTCATGCACGACTTTGATGCCGTCGGGGCGGGTTTCGATGGCTTGGAACTCGACCTGTTCGCGGGCGTCGAACACGCGCCGCCGCCAGGCCTCTCCGGCTCGCGACGGGTCGTCGAGTTTGGCAAGGTGTTTGCGTAGGCGGGTGAAGGACCTCTCCACCTGCTCGGCGTTGCGCTTCGCGTCCAATCCGATCGTGTTGCTGGTGTACCGGATGATGATCTGACGGAAGTCTTTCAGGTCGCTGCTCGGGCGCTCGACTGATTCGATACTTAGCGTGGCGTCAGCGCGGAACCGCACATGGCGCAGCACGTTGTTGATCGGGTCGAGCCCTCGCTTGATGGCCCGGGTGTCGTCGTCGATCTGCACGAGCAGCCCGCGCAGCTGCCGGTTCATGTCCTCATCGACCTTCGCCAGCCATGCGCCCTTGGCGCGGGGCAGGTCGTCGGTCACCAGTTGCTCATAGATCGCCAGCACCGACGGCAGGGAGTCGATCGTGCCGTCTGTCTCCCGGGCGGTTCGCTCGTCCAGGTTCCGGTATGCGGCGATGTAGCCGATAACGGCCGCCTCGTGTTTCTCCCGATCACTCTTGTGCCGTTCGATCTGCCCGCTCAGGTGCTCGATGGCCGACTTCAAGCTCTGCGTGATGGCGGTGGTGTCGGCCGGCGCGACGAACGGGGTGGCGGCGAGCGCGGCACGCTCGTCGTCAGTCAGGGGCGGGGCTGCCTCGACGCGGTCCTTCGCCTCGTCCACCGCGCTCACTAGATCGCCCCAACTCGTGTCGAGCTCCTCCTGTTCGTTCTCGAGTCGCTTCACCTCACTGCTTGCCGCGATCGTCTCGCCACGTTGCTTGTCCAACAGGTCAGCGAGTTGTGCGGCTTCGGGAGAGTTGGCTTGGGCGAGCTGTCTTTCGAACTCCTTGATCCGCTGTTGGGCAGCGGTCGTGTCGATCCGGTCCCAGGTCAGGTCGGCGCGCAGCGCTGTCAGCTCCCGTGTTCGGCCGCGTGTGAGCTCGCGTCGCTTGTCTGCCTCATCCGACGACACCTCGGCGAGTCGTAGCTCCCGCTGGATCGACTCCAGTTCGTCGCCCAGCTCCTGCAGCAGCCGGCGAGTGTCCCAGCCGAGCCAGGGGTAGCGCAGACGACGGTCGTCCTTGGTAAATCGTTGCCGTGAGCCATTGCGCATGCCGGCCGGGGTGATCGCGCCGCGAGCCCAATCGGGACGCGGGTTGTCCAACTCCGCCTCAGTCTCCACGCAGTAATAGTTGACGGTGTCGTTCAGTTCGCCTGCGAGCCACCCGCGGAATGGGTGATCGGCGATGTCGAGTAGGGCCGGGACGCTACCGTCTGTCGGGGTGCGGCTCGGCACGTCGGAGGCAGCCGGTGCGAGGGTGATCGATCCTCCCATGTCGTGGTCGTGCACGTACCGGCGTACACGTGCGAAGTCCCGGTTGTCGACGAGCAGAGTGCTCGACAGTGGCAGTAGGAGGCCGACGACCGCCTTTTCCCAGCGCCGATGCTCGGGTCTGAGCTGCAGCAGCTCTCCGGCGTACCGAAGCCGATTCTGGTCGACACCAAGGTCGGCTGCGATCCGGTTGCGGCGCGCGTCGGCGTCCTCGGGGATGAGGCTGCGTCGTGCCCGCAATCCGGCTATCTCGCGCTGTTTGACCTCGTCGTCCTTGCGCAGCTGCCAGAGCTTTCCCGCGGCCTTGGTGACAGCCTCGGAGGCGACCGTGAGCGCTTTCTCTTCCTCGGCAAGGAGGTGGTCGAGGCTGACGTGCGTCAGTGTCACGTCGCCTGGCGAGGTGGGCAGCGGCAGCTCGAAGGATGCGAGGCGGCTACCGAATTGACGCCGTTCTGCGTCGACTTGGTCGAGCGTCTCCCTCGCGCGCTCAAGCTGGACGGTGATGATTTTCGAACGGTCACCGCCAGCCGCGACGAGTTGGTTCATCGTGTCCTTCTCGCGCCGATCGGCCTCTTCGGCAAGCCTGACGGCGGTGGCGTACTCCTCGTCTGTCTCCGCTTTGGCGAGACGGTTGTCGTCGATGGCCGCGTCAGCCCATTCGGCCACTTTCTCCGCGTGCCACACATCGATCCGCGCAGGGGTGTCACCGTCAGCCCTCAGCAGTCGGCTCTTGGCCACGAGATCGGTGCCGGCGGCGCGGTACTTCTCGGCGATTGTGGGAAGGGGTGCGAGCGTGTCGGTGCGGCGCCGTGCTGACTCGAACTCCTCGTACAGCCGGGATGCCTCCCGGTACGCCTCGAGAGCGACGTCCCACCGGGTCAGTGCGAGCGGTTCGGTGAGCACGAATTCCTTGAACAGGGCGTTGATGGAGAAGATGCCCTTGGACGCTTGGGCACGCCGTAGCAGCTGCATGGCCAGGCGTTGCGACTCGTCGGTGGAGCCCATCCCCATGACGCTGCGCATTTTCGCGTGCACCCGTGCCTGTGAGGGGTCCACGACGTCGCCCCGGTCTTGGTCGACGAGACGTTCCAGGGAGGTCTTGGACAGCGGGGAGGCTCCCTGGCGGATGGCGGTGAGGCCTTGCAGTTGTGTCAGGTCGAAGTGGTCGTTGACGAATCCGTAGACGGTGGCGCCGTTGATCGCGTCCGGGCCGTCGGCGTCCGGGCCGACCCACGCCAGTCGAAACGAGGTGACGCGTCGCCCGTCTCGGGTTTCCCAGGTGATCGCCGCGCCACTGGGGAAGCCTGGCCCGCCGGGCGGTCGCAGGTAGTTCGTCGTCGCGGAGCGCCGGTTGTCGTCCCTTCTCTGGTCGGTGTGTCCGCGCGCGTACGAGTAGACGGTCCGTTCGCGCTTCTTGCCGCGGTCGTCGCGGGCGGCCTGGTTGAACTCTTGCGGGTTCGGCAGGATCACCGAGGCCATGGCGTCCAGCAGGGTGGACTTGCCACGCCCGGACGGGCCGACGATCGCGGTCCCCGACCGCGCTACGGTCATGGTCTGCAGGCCCGAGTATGCGCCCCAGTTGAGGATCTGCACCGTGCTGATGCGGAACTGCGCCGCGTCATGCTCGTCGGCGATAGCGGACTTTTCATTGGCAGCGATGCGGGGCGCGGTTGTGGTCATGCGGGATCCTCGGCGGTTTCCGCGTTGTCCCTCTCGTCGGTTGCGCCCGCTGCCCGGGCCGCCTCAATGAAGTACCGCTCCATGCGCATGACCTCGTCCGAGCCGATCAGCGGAACGATGGCGGGTGAGACGGTGAACAGGTAGTCCGCGTCCGGATCCGCCGTCAGCAGCTTCAAGTCGGTCACCGCGCGGATGGCCGAGTCCACACGGCGCTCGAACCTGGCCTCGTCGCCATCGCCGTCCTCCCGGAACGGGCGCAGGAATTCGGCCACCTGGACTCTGGTGATCACGACTGGGTCGTCGGTCGCGTCCGTGTACGTGTGCTCCTTGCGCAGGTGTATCAGCAGCAGGGACGCGTCACGGTGCAGCGGTTTGTCGCGGCGCAGCATCTTCGGCGCGTCCTCGGCCGGGTCCTGCCGCTTGAACGCCACCTCGTAGTCCCTATCCACGGTCAGGAGCAGGTACATGTCAGCGAGACGCTCACGGATCTCGTTCTCGTACGCCAGCACCGCCTCCCACGCCCCTCGGTCGCGGCCGCGGGTGATGAATCGGTTGTTCAGCAGCGTCGCCAGCGCCCGACGCGCCGCGGTCGGCAGGCGCGACCCACCGAGGCCGTCCGGCTCGTCGCCCTCGAAGCCGTACTCGTCCGGGTCGTCGTCGGACGTCGAGTCGTCGAGGACATCGATGCCGTGGCTCATGGCACCTCCTTGGTCGGCACGGGCGCGTCGAAGACGAGGGCAGGCAGTGTGGCCATCAGTGCGGCGGCCCTGTCTCCGGACAGCCGCACCGTCTCGGCGAGGTTGATATCGACCTGCCCGTGCATGACGGCGAGGTCGAGCAGGCTCACCAGGGTGCCCAGGCGCTGGAACTCTGGCGCAGTGGCGTCGAACACCTCGGCACCGGTCACCACCGGTCGGCTGGCGAGCAGCCTGTTGATGGTTCGTCCGACGGCACGCGGGCTGGTGCCGGCGGCCAGCCGCAGGGCGGCTCGGTCCGCCGTGGGCAACGTGGTGCGCTGTTCGGTGACTTCGACGACGACTTCCTGAGGGCCGTGGTCACGCCAAAGCTGAGTTTGAGAGATGTCGGTGATGGCGAGGGGGCCGACGCCGAGCACGTCTTGGGGCACATACCGCTGGCCTGGCTCGGCCTGCACCCAGGTGCCGCCGGCGTGCAGAGCACGGTCGGCGAGGCTGAGCAGCCGCTGATGGCGGCCGTGGGCGACCCGTGTGAGAAACCGACGCAGCGACGCCGACCAGCGCACGTAGCTGCTTTGCACGTCCAGTTCCGCGGCGAGAAGGGTCGACAGCATGCCGTCGAGCTCTTCACGCTGCGCGGCCGTCACGTGCTCACGCGCGAACTCCTGGGCCAAGATCTGGTCAATGTCGGCGCGCAGCTGTTCGGTCTGCCGGGATGACAGCAGCCGAGAGAACCCGAGGTATGCCGTGCCCTGGCTCGTCTTCGACAGCAGGTCGTTCTCGCGAAGGTAGTCCTCGACCAGGTCCGCCTTGCGCGGTCCCTGCACCATCGCCCGCCGCGCGACCTCCTGGTGACGGTCCTCCACCATCGTGCGCAGCTGCCGGAAGTCGGCCGGCAACGACCGGGTCATGGCGAGGATCTCGCGCAGCTGCTGCTTCATCTCCTCCAGAGTCGCCAGCCGCACCCGGCCGGAAGCGATGTCCTGGCGCCTTTTGCGCAACTCGGCGATCTGCTGGTCGATGCGCCGCACTTGAACGTCCCGGTCCGGGTTCGTCATGTCGGCCAAGAGCCGCACGGCGTGGGTGATGGAGCCGAGACGGGCACCACTGACGGTCGTCTCCCCCTCGACAAGCTCACGAACGAACCGCAGCGCTCGTAGCGAGTAGGGCGATAAGCGATATCTCAGACGTCCGTTCAGCGTCTCAGTCTCCAGCCAGCGCTTCTCGACCCAGTCGCGGCAGTGTTCGGCCGGTGTGACGCTGCCCTGCCAGTCGGGGACCTGTTCGCGCGCCTCGGAAACCCGCTCGTGGAACCACTCTGCGGACACCGATCCGTCGATTTGGTCGAGATGCTCAGCGAACAGGGGCAGCACCCAGTCTCGTGAGTACGCCTTGAGCAGCGTCAGCGTCGGGTTCGAGTCCAGTGCTGCCCTGATCCGTTCGCCTGTGATCCCCATGACCACCAACCACGTCGACAACCCATGCCAGCACTGCCGAGTCTGCCGGAACCCACTGACAATGCCCAGACAGGTCGCGTCTCGAGAGTCAGAAGACCGTGCCGATGATCAATAGGTGGCTTCGTTCCGCAAGCGAGTTCATCAGCGTCAAGAAACTTGGACCCAATCTCTCGCCATCAGAGCGGTAAGCCGAAGGACCACCGCAGGCACGCTCCGTGGGCGGTGCTGGCGCCGTCGCCAGCGGCTTCATTACGGTCCACCGCAGCCGTCGGTTCCAGATGATCGGCCGCATACGGCGATCCCCGCGGTGCCGTGCCGCAGGTCGTGCAGCCGGACCGGCGGCAGATCCAGGTCCTTGACCAGCTTCGCAAAGCGACGAGTCAGCCCATCCGGACGCAGACGCCACGACAAGTGGCATCCTCCCGGTGGCTCACGAGCCGGTGGGTTATGAGGACGAACACCCGCGCGATTCTTGGTCCGGTTCGTCGCCGCCAAGGTCTGGCCTAGACGCCATCAACTCCTGATAGACCAGTGGTGGCAAGAGGTGATCATCCTGATCATCTCCGGTCGCATGGCGGTGCCTGCCGCTTGGTGCGGTCTCCTTCAATGCCGCTGAGACACTTGGTGGCAGGTCGGGCAACTGGAATCCCTCAGACTTGATCAAGCCGCGATGCATGCGAAGGCGGTCGAGACTGTAAGCGAGTTCGGTGAGGAAGTCCGCCAGCGGGCCTCGGCTTAGACGAAGGTCATCCGAGGCGATCTCCCCAACGACGAGATGCTCCTGATCGGCCAACTGCTGGATCCGTCGTTGGATCTGTTGATGTTCCCTGACTAGAAGGCGGTGGATGTCGTAGAGCGTGATGGCTCGCCTGCTCTGTTGCCACATCGTGGCCGAGAAGCCCTGGTAGTTGAGTTCTACCGCACCGTGGATCCATCCGCGGACATGCCACGGTGTGGTTCGCGTTGCGGGCAGTACCTCGATATCGCGTTCACGTCCGACCGGTGCGATGAGCAGGACTGGGGGGACGTCAAGCGCGGCAGCCAAGATCAATAACTCAGCGACAGTGACGGTGTCGCGCCGGTTGTTCTCCAGGTTCGCAAGGACACTGCGGGGCAACTGATATCCGAGCTGAGCAGTTCTTCTCGCCAACTGGAGCGCAGTCATACCGCGTTGCTCACGCCAGTACCGGACCTCGGCAGCAACCCTCCGGGCGAGCAGGACGGACCAGCCGGGCTCGGGTCGCTTCTCGCCTCGACCCGGCGTTTCGGGTGATGTAGTCATTCACGTCAATCAGGGCAGGCGGGACTTCTAGATCAATTCTAGCACGCATCGGTGTCACCTCAACAGAGGCGCGCAGAGCCGTGTGCTGCCATCTCACACCGACAGCCTAGAAGTGTCACCCTTCCTCACACGGAGTTGGCGGTCGCCAGGCACCTCGGGTACAGTCACACGGGCAACACCAGCCACACTCGGCCGAGGGACGCCAGTTCGGCCGGCGAGTGGCAGGCCATCGAGGATTGCTCGCCAGCCGATGTCGGCGCGTCCAACCACCCATTCAGGGCCGCCGTCCGGGTCAAACCCTGTACCCACAACCCCTGGCGCTCGGAGCGGTGGCCCACCGGCCGCCTGCCGCTCTGGACCCTGTACACGTGCGGCATGAACGGAAGACCCCGCGCACCGAGATGCTTCCGACACCTCGGTACGGCGGGGCCCGAGCCCGCAGCCTAGGGCCTGCGGCGGGTTCCGCGCATCCGCAACGTGCCCTTTCTGCCGGTTTTCAACCCTGCCACGGCCTTTCTACGCCACCCGGACCCGGGCGGCGCGCCGTCGCTTGGGCACCGACGTCACATTGTGGAGACTTTATGCAGCTGTCCGTGTACGTGCTTCTACCAGGCCTGCCTCAGGACGAGGAGTATTAGTGAGTACGGAACTTCCCGATCTGGGTGTGGTGTTCTGGCCGGTCGGCACAGGCGACAGTTCGACGGTGGTGGTCACCGACGAAGTGCTGATGCAGGTGGACCTGAACGACCGCGCGAAGGCGGATGACGACGACATCCCCGAGGTGCCAGTCGTTGACCTGCTGGTGGAGGCGTTGCCGACCGGTTCGGACGGTCGTCCGTTCCTGGCTGCGTTCGTGCTTACGCATGCAGACAAGGATCACTGCAGCGGGTTCGCCGACTTGCTGGACAAGGCGACGATCGGCGAGCTGTGGGCTACTCCGCGGATGTGGCGGGAGTACCTGGACGACGGCGATGACGCCGACCTGTGCGAGGACGCTAAGGCATTCCATGAGGAGGTCAAGCGCCGCGTCGAGGCGGTGAAGAAGGCGGTCGCCGACGGCGAGGAGATCGCTCTGGGCGACCGTGTCCTCGTGGTCGGCTACGACACCGACGAGCACAAGCACGCCTACCACGACCTCCCGGAGGAGTACCTTCTGAAGCCGGGGATCAGCGTCACCAAGATCAATGGGGTCGATTACGCCGGCCGGTTCGAGGCCTTCATCCACGCGCCATTCAAGGACGACTGTGCCGCTGCGCGCAACGAGACGTCATTGTCACTGCAGGTCACACTCACCGAAGGTGGCGGTCAGGACGGCAAGGTGTTGCTGTTCGGTGACCTGGCATACGAGACGATCATGAAGATCTTCAAGTACAGCGAGGACCACGATAGAGAGCAGTACCTGGAGTGGAATCTGCTGCTTGCTCCTCACCATTGCTCCAAGCGCGTGATGTACGTGCGTGAGGACGGTAAGGACGTCCTGAAAACCGACATCCTCGAAGCCTTTGAGCGGCACGCCCGCGAAGGCTCGGTGGTCGTCGCGAGCAGCCACCCCATCCCGGCCGCGGACGTTGACGGCGCCAACCCACCCCACAAGAAGGCGGCCGACCGGTACAAGGACTACTCCGACCGATTCATCTGCACGATGGAGTGGCCCTCCGTGGAGGACCCGTCGCCGGTCGTGCTCGGCATTGATGCGAACGGTGCCCAGATCGTCGAGGACGAGGTCGTCGAGCACTCCGCCAAGAGCGCGGACGTGGCGAAGGCCGCTGGCCGCAAGCGCGGGCGGCTGTCGGAGGTCGCGGCGGCGGCCACCGCAGCGGGCCGGTACGCCGGTGGCGTGGTGTCGGTCTCCGGGACAGCGGCCATGACCGGCTCCGAGCGGGTCCAGGCCGCCATCAAGGCCGACAGGGGCTCCGAGGCCGCGCCCACCACTGCCGTCGGGTTCGGGCGTGACCGCTGACGGCGTCGACCTCGCCCGCCGTCAGCTCCTCGACCTGGTCGAGGTAGCTGGCGGCGCGGTCGAGGTGCTGGAGGAGTGGACGAACGTCCACGGGAACACCGCGTTCACTATCTCGCTCGACACCTCGGGGCTTGAGCACACGGCGACCGGAATTACGGTGCGCGATCGGGAGCGGTTCAAGGTCATCATCAATGACGGGTTCCCGTTCGTGCCCCCGAGTGTGTTCTCAGTCCACAAGCGCTGGGCCCGCACGCCCCACGTCCAGTGGGGAAGTTCCCTTTGCCTGTACGCCGCGCCGTCAGTCGAGTGGAGCCCGACAGACGGCATGCGCGGATTTATTGGCCGGCTGTCGAAGTGGGTCGAGAACGCGGCTGCCGGAACGCTGGACCCGGAGGGTCAGCCGCTACATCCGCCGGCTGTGTACACGAGTGCCGACGCTGGTCGGCTGCTAGTTCACCCGAACTTGGGCGACCGAGTGCCCTGGGCTGTGGATGGGTCCGGCAGGGAGGTCGGCACCCTGGTGGCCTGGTGCGCGGTGAACAGCCGACGCAAGCGGGTCGACGTCCTGGAGTGGGTCGACATGGATACGGCGGTAGCTCGGGCCGAGGGCGATGCCTTCGAGGTGTTCCACGGTGACCGACCCTTGATCGCTATCCCGGTTGTCTTGACGCCCGACGAGTTCGGATCCGAGTACCCCGAGGACGTGAAATCGCTCAGTGCCGGACTGGCTGAGTCAGGCTACGACCGGGACGCTCTCTTGAACGACCTGGCGGCCTGTACGTACATCAACAGGAAGTTGCGGGCCCGGCAGATCGAGCAGGATGCGAGGGCAGCGGGAGACGCCTGGGACGAGACGACTGACGAGGAAGCGCCCCTGTTCACGGCGATGCTCGTCGGCACGCCGTCCCGGCGGGTGGACGGAGACGTGCGCCTGGCCCACCTGGCCGCGTGGAAGCTGGACGCCCTGAGCGCGAAGGTCACCGACCTGTTCGCGCGGATCCGCGACCTGCGGGTATCTAGAGAGTCTGCCGAGCTTCAGGGCGAGGTCCGCGACCTGGCCTTCAGCCTGTTCGACTCCTCAGCGATCGCATGGATGCAGGTCATGGAAACGCGGCCGGAGGTAACCCAACGCCGCGACCAGGGCACCCCGTCGAGCTGGCTTGCCGGCCGACGCGTCCTGGTGCTCGGGTCGGGCGCACTGGGGGCGCCGGTGTCGGAGTTCTGCGTCCGGGCTGGCGTGAAGGAATTGACCGTCGCCGACTACGCCGTAGTGAACCCCGGAATCCTGGTCCGGCAGCCGTACACCGACGCCGACATAGGCCTCGGGAAGGCCCGCGCGCTTGCACGCCGCCTGTCCGCCATCCGTGATGACCTTGATGTCACGCCGGCGCACGGGAACGTGCGGTCCGGGTTCTTCGCGCCGGACCAGGACCTGGGCGTGTACGACCTGGTCATCGACGCGACAGCTGACGCGTCAGTTCGCTCCAACATCGAGTTAGCCCGGAAAGGCGCCGCCGTACGCCCACCGTTGGTCACGATGGTCATCGGACACAACGCCGAACGCGGTCTGGTCACCACGAACCTGCCGGCGGCGACCGGCGCGGCGGCCGATACGTTCCGTAAGGTGTCACTCCTGGCCGCGTCGAAGGCGGCCGAGTGGGCCGACATAGGCGACGACCTGTTCCCAGCGACTCCGCGCACCAAGTTGTTCTTCCCCGAGCCCGGCTGCTCCTCGCCGACCTTTGTCGGCTCGGCAGCGCAGTCGGCCGCGCTCGCAGGCATGATGCTTCACGAAGCGCTGATGGTTCTCCACGCAGCTGACCGCGGCCACCGGGAGACGGTAGGCGACGAGCAGGTGTCCTTCGCCTCCGTCGTCCGGATGGGGGCGGCGGCCACGATCGGTACCTCGCGCGTGAGCTGGCCAGCCGACGTCGTGCAGACCGACGAATCAGGAGAGTTCGAAGTCCGGGTGAGCGTTACAGCGCTTGCTGAAGCTCGCGCCGAAGTCCAGCGGGGGGCTAGGGTTCGGGCACCGGAGATCGAGACCGGAGGGATGCTCCTCGGGGCGCTCGACGACGCGACCGGCATTGTGTACATCGACAAGGTCACGGGCCCGCCGCCGGACAGTTACCTGTCCGCGACCTACTTCCACCACGGTGTTGAAGGCACGCAGGAACGCGTCAGCGCTGAGGTCAGGCGCACCGCGAACACCCGCGGGTTCGTCGGCTTCTGGCACAGCCATCCCTTCGGGCGCGCGCACCCGAGTCCGACGGATGAGCAGGGCATGGCATCGATCGTTGCCCCGGACGGGACCACTCGGCGGGCGTTGATGATGATCCTGGGCGGCGACGAGAGAAGCTGGAGTACTTGGCGCAACGGTGGGGCCGGAGCCCGACCCGATGTCTACCTCAGGGTCGTGCCGCGCTCGGACGGCCCGGTCATCAGCGGACATCCCGGGTACGTGGGTGGGTTAAATCTTCAGCAGCTCCCCGCCGGCTGGTACTTCCGCGGCGGATCCGGCAGACCCGTGCGGGTGCGCCGTGGCGCTGAGCCGGTCGCAGGACCAATCGGTCGCCCTTCGCCTTGGTGGGCATGGCTCAGGAGGCGCCCGTGAGCACAGCGACCGAGCGCCCAAGTGTCGGACTGGCGCTCTCGGGCGGGGGATTTCGTGCCACCGCATTCGGACTTGGAGCGCTACGAGCGCTGCACGACCGCGGAGTCCTGCCCGACGTGCGAGTCGTCTCAGGAATCAGCGGCGGCAGCCTGCTGACGGCCATGTGGGCCTACGGACCCGAGGACTTTGGGGAATTCGACTCAACCGTCA
This genomic window contains:
- a CDS encoding DUF3375 family protein, translated to MGITGERIRAALDSNPTLTLLKAYSRDWVLPLFAEHLDQIDGSVSAEWFHERVSEAREQVPDWQGSVTPAEHCRDWVEKRWLETETLNGRLRYRLSPYSLRALRFVRELVEGETTVSGARLGSITHAVRLLADMTNPDRDVQVRRIDQQIAELRKRRQDIASGRVRLATLEEMKQQLREILAMTRSLPADFRQLRTMVEDRHQEVARRAMVQGPRKADLVEDYLRENDLLSKTSQGTAYLGFSRLLSSRQTEQLRADIDQILAQEFAREHVTAAQREELDGMLSTLLAAELDVQSSYVRWSASLRRFLTRVAHGRHQRLLSLADRALHAGGTWVQAEPGQRYVPQDVLGVGPLAITDISQTQLWRDHGPQEVVVEVTEQRTTLPTADRAALRLAAGTSPRAVGRTINRLLASRPVVTGAEVFDATAPEFQRLGTLVSLLDLAVMHGQVDINLAETVRLSGDRAAALMATLPALVFDAPVPTKEVP
- a CDS encoding helix-turn-helix domain-containing protein; its protein translation is MTTSPETPGRGEKRPEPGWSVLLARRVAAEVRYWREQRGMTALQLARRTAQLGYQLPRSVLANLENNRRDTVTVAELLILAAALDVPPVLLIAPVGRERDIEVLPATRTTPWHVRGWIHGAVELNYQGFSATMWQQSRRAITLYDIHRLLVREHQQIQRRIQQLADQEHLVVGEIASDDLRLSRGPLADFLTELAYSLDRLRMHRGLIKSEGFQLPDLPPSVSAALKETAPSGRHRHATGDDQDDHLLPPLVYQELMASRPDLGGDEPDQESRGCSSS
- a CDS encoding ComEC/Rec2 family competence protein; the encoded protein is MSTELPDLGVVFWPVGTGDSSTVVVTDEVLMQVDLNDRAKADDDDIPEVPVVDLLVEALPTGSDGRPFLAAFVLTHADKDHCSGFADLLDKATIGELWATPRMWREYLDDGDDADLCEDAKAFHEEVKRRVEAVKKAVADGEEIALGDRVLVVGYDTDEHKHAYHDLPEEYLLKPGISVTKINGVDYAGRFEAFIHAPFKDDCAAARNETSLSLQVTLTEGGGQDGKVLLFGDLAYETIMKIFKYSEDHDREQYLEWNLLLAPHHCSKRVMYVREDGKDVLKTDILEAFERHAREGSVVVASSHPIPAADVDGANPPHKKAADRYKDYSDRFICTMEWPSVEDPSPVVLGIDANGAQIVEDEVVEHSAKSADVAKAAGRKRGRLSEVAAAATAAGRYAGGVVSVSGTAAMTGSERVQAAIKADRGSEAAPTTAVGFGRDR
- a CDS encoding ThiF family adenylyltransferase, which gives rise to MTADGVDLARRQLLDLVEVAGGAVEVLEEWTNVHGNTAFTISLDTSGLEHTATGITVRDRERFKVIINDGFPFVPPSVFSVHKRWARTPHVQWGSSLCLYAAPSVEWSPTDGMRGFIGRLSKWVENAAAGTLDPEGQPLHPPAVYTSADAGRLLVHPNLGDRVPWAVDGSGREVGTLVAWCAVNSRRKRVDVLEWVDMDTAVARAEGDAFEVFHGDRPLIAIPVVLTPDEFGSEYPEDVKSLSAGLAESGYDRDALLNDLAACTYINRKLRARQIEQDARAAGDAWDETTDEEAPLFTAMLVGTPSRRVDGDVRLAHLAAWKLDALSAKVTDLFARIRDLRVSRESAELQGEVRDLAFSLFDSSAIAWMQVMETRPEVTQRRDQGTPSSWLAGRRVLVLGSGALGAPVSEFCVRAGVKELTVADYAVVNPGILVRQPYTDADIGLGKARALARRLSAIRDDLDVTPAHGNVRSGFFAPDQDLGVYDLVIDATADASVRSNIELARKGAAVRPPLVTMVIGHNAERGLVTTNLPAATGAAADTFRKVSLLAASKAAEWADIGDDLFPATPRTKLFFPEPGCSSPTFVGSAAQSAALAGMMLHEALMVLHAADRGHRETVGDEQVSFASVVRMGAAATIGTSRVSWPADVVQTDESGEFEVRVSVTALAEARAEVQRGARVRAPEIETGGMLLGALDDATGIVYIDKVTGPPPDSYLSATYFHHGVEGTQERVSAEVRRTANTRGFVGFWHSHPFGRAHPSPTDEQGMASIVAPDGTTRRALMMILGGDERSWSTWRNGGAGARPDVYLRVVPRSDGPVISGHPGYVGGLNLQQLPAGWYFRGGSGRPVRVRRGAEPVAGPIGRPSPWWAWLRRRP